Proteins from a single region of Cytophagaceae bacterium:
- a CDS encoding 1-acyl-sn-glycerol-3-phosphate acyltransferase gives MEDQKFIIIRDVIGRKNPKLLKWMPGFLLRYIERIVHEDDINAVMKNIGHLEGLDFVDALITQELKVNVELKGAENIPLTGGIVFASNHPLGGLDGVAFMHALGKYRKDLKFLVNDILMNIKNLWPLFIPINKHGGQAREAMRAIDETYASDQAMLVFPAGLVSRKRKNGVIKDLEWKKSFISKAKKHKKDIIPVFIEGRNSDFFYNLARFRKNIGIGANIEMFYLADEMFAQRGKKVTIVIGKPIPYTHFDSSRTEQEWAEKVKEIVYAMA, from the coding sequence ATGGAAGACCAAAAATTTATTATTATACGTGATGTAATTGGCCGTAAAAACCCTAAGCTTTTAAAATGGATGCCGGGGTTTTTATTAAGATATATTGAGCGGATAGTACATGAAGATGACATCAACGCTGTGATGAAAAACATAGGTCATCTTGAAGGCCTGGACTTTGTTGATGCCCTAATCACACAGGAATTAAAAGTAAATGTAGAACTGAAAGGAGCTGAAAACATTCCTCTTACCGGTGGTATTGTTTTTGCTTCAAATCATCCATTAGGAGGATTAGACGGAGTGGCATTTATGCATGCCCTTGGTAAGTACCGTAAAGACCTAAAGTTTCTGGTGAATGATATCCTGATGAACATAAAAAACCTTTGGCCGCTATTTATTCCTATCAATAAACACGGAGGTCAGGCAAGAGAAGCAATGCGTGCGATAGACGAAACCTATGCCAGTGACCAGGCAATGCTGGTTTTTCCGGCAGGTCTTGTTTCACGAAAACGTAAAAACGGAGTTATAAAAGATCTGGAGTGGAAGAAAAGTTTTATATCCAAAGCCAAAAAACACAAAAAAGATATTATTCCTGTTTTCATAGAAGGGCGAAATTCAGACTTTTTTTATAATTTAGCGAGATTTCGTAAAAACATAGGAATCGGAGCCAACATTGAAATGTTTTATCTGGCAGATGAGATGTTTGCACAAAGAGGAAAAAAAGTAACCATTGTAATAGGAAAACCAATTCCCTATACTCATTTTGATAGTTCGAGGACGGAACAAGAGTGGGCCGAAAAAGTAAAAGAGATTGTTTATGCCATGGCATAA
- a CDS encoding peptidylprolyl isomerase encodes MRKAEMITDKGTMLIEFYDTDAPIAVQNFIDLSNKGFYDGLTFHRVIPNFVVQGGDPDGTGGGGPGYTIPCELTGELQYHDRGVLSMAHRGRNTGGSQFFICHNRQGTQHLDRNHTCFGKVIEGQDVIDQLRQGDKIQKITVIEEVA; translated from the coding sequence ATGAGAAAAGCAGAAATGATAACCGATAAGGGTACGATGTTGATTGAGTTTTATGATACCGACGCCCCTATTGCAGTTCAAAATTTTATTGATCTATCCAATAAAGGGTTTTATGATGGGCTTACTTTCCACAGGGTTATTCCAAATTTTGTGGTGCAGGGTGGAGATCCTGATGGTACAGGTGGAGGTGGTCCCGGTTATACTATTCCTTGTGAGCTGACCGGCGAATTGCAGTATCACGACAGGGGCGTACTTTCTATGGCCCACAGAGGAAGGAATACAGGTGGTTCTCAGTTTTTTATCTGCCACAACCGCCAGGGCACACAACATCTGGACCGCAACCATACTTGTTTCGGAAAAGTTATTGAAGGGCAGGATGTAATCGACCAACTCCGTCAGGGTGATAAGATTCAAAAGATTACGGTGATTGAGGAGGTTGCCTGA
- a CDS encoding T9SS type A sorting domain-containing protein: MKKIIKLHNLYIGLKFVVIAVLFSSYSNGFSQSINCGIDDSIISDDIKQLMIISSKGTTESKGKLKADDLLLCNLGIEIDSHTYKEFGNDTLAITLAVLKMVNNANEITEKELNIKLHAASINIWKDESLDPFHGVSNIFISLSKLNSIYPNRDYNIRGFDILVYLPTKTLEGAGGLASGIGSKECVSPLGDIGTLVHELGHNFGSVHTQNCNWPGGPLDYCYQMEGNCYENALEVKQGTVMSYCPKGNIFTFHPLCKSVINNYTLKVLKKITSIPEKIFLPNEVTNNKNKFLFSSSTLAQNYIYEISSDKNFQNILDKDTTLINYINLNATQRNQEYYIRVKSINYLGESSWSNILLLKNSNTYLQVPKVFKPLDGAKGIDISKSIRFELGYIEGVSSYEIQITSYQESEFLNALTFSYNNDKPIEINSQSLNRFNDEVLIWRARSIGDKSISDWSEIKKIIPKFRNSPIKVSFFDTNNAPTNFLLFTSKYSKEEIRLTISENIDFSAPIVLVSKRNLDITINGATSFLIDSLKSNTSYFLKVDFINSLLFPNKNLPNGIIASYSFSFKTTSSEDKTFNTLIHQDNFKELGVNIKELVLSKGLLYFISENSLINLNTQNLSLKKINRQNSNGDFGSTQFFNFLRVDDYGNICKIVELAKIYQYSGIFPKPVYTLRKYEPGSLSLISSEEFFPDFPAYTIKDIEPNNNLLNDGNKIYKITNGNLLPVTNIPIKSNILYSKGKIVWFSFPIPESSITGLIEYDFNSNSFKTIISPSTSPGISISNFKIDSKGNYWAVVSGKGLGKFDGISWSFFNNLNSPLSQTIKGFEINKNDDIFVLDLSSNNFERVHKFSKNSWSLLLNNLPFYSFLKIDEQDNLWFNINLSTLLKIDKCFLITQPNISTKSNLVEIGQNILLKAEGCENVSWKWKSELESGQKNIFGSNLFDFTINSSTSFSASCISNGCFGPESLIQIGILPSIKLGNALPNSVCLKDELVLSPKIEGNFNMENRFYVKLKLDDKTLLFPIEKKPNGSWVMKIGAAILNGKYSLSIFSSSPTINSEDSISVYLSNAPISKIIGNNTICGNNFNNLSAVVEKGTKPFKFLWYKDSIIFENSNNSTLTVNSAGTYKLNVIDALNCSSISNEFNITHFDYPPLPFIKKSIGFILLNTPDTLQISTNPQYQIEWEKDGDVILGENSNKIIVDKPGFYQAVINNNGCKTYSSNIYIDVVLGAELDNFNIEFFVFPNPSNDFIFVELTSKDNINGNLFLVSSNGNILKHFIIKDESSFSKNVIIENLSPGVYYLNFSNDKFSKSFRIVKK, encoded by the coding sequence ATGAAAAAAATAATAAAACTCCACAATCTTTACATAGGCCTAAAATTTGTAGTGATTGCAGTTCTTTTTTCTTCCTATTCAAATGGTTTCTCTCAATCCATTAATTGTGGTATAGACGATAGCATTATTTCTGATGACATTAAGCAATTAATGATTATTTCTTCAAAAGGTACTACAGAAAGTAAAGGAAAATTGAAAGCAGATGACCTTTTACTCTGTAATTTAGGTATTGAAATAGATTCTCATACTTACAAAGAGTTTGGCAATGACACGCTTGCTATAACTTTGGCTGTTCTCAAAATGGTTAATAATGCAAATGAGATTACTGAAAAAGAACTAAATATTAAGCTTCATGCCGCTTCAATTAATATTTGGAAAGATGAAAGCCTTGATCCTTTTCACGGAGTTTCAAATATTTTTATTTCTTTGTCTAAATTAAATAGTATATATCCAAATCGTGATTATAATATTAGAGGTTTTGATATCCTGGTTTATTTACCAACTAAGACTCTTGAAGGAGCAGGTGGTCTTGCAAGTGGTATTGGCAGTAAAGAGTGCGTTTCACCATTGGGTGACATAGGCACATTAGTTCATGAACTTGGCCATAATTTTGGCTCCGTTCATACTCAAAATTGTAATTGGCCTGGTGGTCCGCTAGATTATTGTTATCAGATGGAGGGGAATTGTTATGAAAATGCTTTAGAGGTTAAACAAGGAACCGTAATGAGTTATTGTCCAAAAGGCAATATTTTTACATTTCATCCATTATGCAAATCAGTAATAAACAATTACACATTAAAAGTTTTAAAAAAAATTACATCAATCCCGGAAAAAATATTTCTTCCAAATGAAGTAACAAATAATAAAAACAAATTCCTCTTCAGCTCAAGTACACTTGCTCAAAATTACATTTATGAAATATCTTCTGACAAGAATTTTCAGAATATCCTTGATAAAGATACAACCCTAATTAATTATATAAATCTTAATGCTACACAAAGAAACCAGGAATATTATATTAGAGTAAAGTCGATAAATTATCTGGGAGAATCTAGTTGGTCTAATATTTTGCTCTTGAAAAACTCCAATACATATTTGCAAGTTCCAAAAGTTTTCAAACCCCTGGATGGTGCGAAAGGAATTGATATTTCAAAGAGTATTCGATTTGAATTAGGCTATATTGAAGGAGTTTCTAGTTACGAAATTCAAATTACTAGCTATCAAGAATCAGAATTTTTAAATGCTCTCACATTTTCTTACAATAACGACAAACCAATAGAAATTAATTCTCAGAGCTTAAATCGCTTTAACGACGAAGTCTTGATTTGGAGAGCTCGATCCATAGGGGATAAAAGCATAAGTGATTGGTCTGAAATCAAAAAAATTATACCAAAATTTAGAAATTCACCGATTAAGGTATCTTTCTTTGATACCAATAACGCCCCAACAAACTTCCTTTTGTTTACATCAAAATATTCCAAGGAAGAGATTCGGCTCACAATTTCAGAAAATATCGATTTTTCAGCCCCAATCGTTTTAGTATCAAAAAGAAATTTAGATATTACAATAAATGGAGCTACTTCTTTTTTAATAGATAGTTTGAAAAGCAATACTTCCTATTTTCTTAAAGTTGACTTTATAAATTCTTTGCTATTTCCAAACAAAAATTTACCGAATGGTATAATTGCATCCTATTCATTTTCTTTTAAAACTACTAGCTCTGAAGATAAAACATTTAATACTTTGATTCATCAAGACAATTTTAAAGAACTTGGTGTAAACATAAAAGAACTAGTTTTAAGTAAAGGATTGCTTTATTTTATTTCAGAAAATAGCCTCATTAATTTAAATACACAAAACCTTTCATTGAAAAAAATTAATCGCCAAAATTCTAATGGAGATTTTGGCTCTACTCAATTCTTTAATTTTTTACGAGTTGATGATTATGGGAATATTTGTAAAATTGTTGAATTGGCAAAAATTTATCAATACTCAGGAATTTTCCCTAAACCTGTTTATACACTTAGAAAATATGAGCCTGGCTCTCTAAGTTTAATATCCTCTGAAGAATTTTTTCCTGACTTTCCGGCCTATACTATTAAAGATATTGAACCTAACAATAATCTACTTAATGATGGAAATAAAATCTATAAAATCACAAATGGTAATCTCTTACCCGTTACCAATATTCCCATTAAATCCAATATTTTATATTCGAAAGGTAAGATTGTATGGTTTTCATTTCCTATCCCAGAAAGCTCAATTACTGGATTAATAGAATATGATTTTAATAGTAACAGTTTTAAAACAATAATCTCACCTTCTACAAGTCCTGGTATATCAATTTCAAATTTTAAAATTGATTCAAAAGGTAATTATTGGGCAGTAGTATCAGGGAAAGGTTTAGGGAAGTTTGATGGTATAAGCTGGTCATTTTTTAACAATTTAAATTCTCCCTTAAGCCAAACAATTAAAGGATTTGAAATAAACAAGAATGATGATATTTTTGTGCTAGATTTATCTTCAAATAATTTCGAAAGGGTTCATAAATTCTCTAAGAATTCATGGTCCTTATTGTTAAATAACCTGCCTTTTTATTCATTTTTAAAAATTGATGAGCAAGACAACTTATGGTTTAATATAAATCTTTCAACACTTCTGAAAATTGATAAATGTTTTTTAATTACTCAACCCAATATTTCTACTAAATCAAATTTAGTAGAAATTGGACAAAATATTTTATTAAAGGCTGAAGGTTGCGAGAATGTATCCTGGAAATGGAAAAGCGAATTGGAAAGTGGGCAAAAAAATATTTTTGGGAGCAATTTATTTGATTTTACAATAAATAGTAGTACTTCTTTTTCTGCAAGTTGCATTTCTAATGGTTGTTTTGGCCCTGAATCATTAATTCAAATTGGCATATTGCCAAGTATAAAATTAGGTAATGCCTTGCCAAATAGTGTTTGTTTAAAAGATGAGCTCGTGTTATCACCAAAAATAGAAGGAAATTTCAATATGGAAAATCGCTTTTATGTCAAATTAAAATTAGACGATAAAACTCTTTTGTTCCCAATTGAAAAAAAGCCGAATGGATCCTGGGTTATGAAAATTGGGGCAGCTATATTAAACGGAAAATATTCTCTTTCAATCTTTAGTTCTTCCCCAACTATAAACTCAGAAGACTCAATAAGTGTCTACTTATCAAATGCTCCTATTTCCAAAATTATTGGCAATAACACAATATGCGGGAATAATTTTAACAATTTATCAGCTGTAGTTGAAAAAGGCACAAAACCATTTAAATTTCTTTGGTATAAAGATTCTATAATTTTTGAAAATTCAAATAATTCTACTTTAACAGTTAATTCAGCAGGAACTTATAAATTAAATGTAATCGACGCCCTTAATTGTAGTTCAATAAGTAATGAATTTAATATTACTCATTTTGATTACCCTCCCTTGCCATTTATTAAAAAAAGTATTGGATTTATACTTTTAAATACCCCCGATACATTACAAATATCTACAAATCCACAATATCAAATTGAATGGGAAAAAGATGGGGACGTTATTCTTGGTGAAAATTCGAATAAAATTATTGTTGATAAGCCTGGTTTTTATCAAGCAGTTATTAACAACAATGGCTGTAAAACATATAGCAGTAATATTTATATTGATGTAGTTTTAGGGGCTGAACTAGATAATTTTAACATTGAATTTTTCGTATTTCCAAATCCATCTAATGATTTTATTTTCGTTGAATTGACTTCTAAAGATAATATCAATGGAAATTTGTTTTTAGTTAGCTCGAATGGAAATATTTTAAAACATTTTATTATTAAAGACGAATCTTCCTTTTCAAAGAATGTCATTATTGAAAATTTATCTCCAGGAGTCTATTATCTCAACTTTTCAAATGATAAATTCTCTAAATCTTTTAGAATTGTAAAAAAATAA
- a CDS encoding helix-turn-helix domain-containing protein: MSKHQKTWSSDEKEKIVLHSIQHGVSKTSREFGVSTVSIYSWKEKFEQLGKNGLQSGAMTDSERELKLLRRENEALKRIVAEKELAIQIKDSLLKKSQSIKK, translated from the coding sequence ATGTCAAAACATCAAAAAACATGGTCATCAGATGAGAAGGAGAAAATAGTTCTTCATTCTATCCAGCATGGCGTTAGTAAAACATCAAGGGAGTTTGGGGTTTCTACAGTGAGTATTTACAGTTGGAAAGAGAAGTTTGAGCAACTGGGTAAAAATGGTTTGCAATCAGGAGCAATGACCGACTCTGAGCGAGAACTTAAATTATTGCGTCGTGAAAACGAAGCTCTGAAAAGGATTGTGGCCGAGAAAGAATTAGCCATTCAGATTAAAGATTCCCTTTTAAAAAAAAGCCAGTCAATAAAGAAATGA